The following are encoded together in the Planctobacterium marinum genome:
- a CDS encoding GspE/PulE family protein — protein sequence MDAYQKLEPIILKLFGAERMSIFQRRRQHQDLVARFKTGNEIREIKVAISPQSIAGYVALSQLPLIINDPYNAEELREIHPRLKFADKFDKSSSFKTKSILCVPIMNAGVILGVMQVINKQRGDFNDADLRLGKGLADMLGNKFRFELDGTKQPFQYLVHRNLIQESVLDQLIESCKDQKHLIQRLTSEHRIPENEIGQALSIHYQVPWLDYLPDKYHLFQNESRLNVSYLKRNLVAVIADARENPIVVMAEPNNAALLMEVESALGIEQYEISVGLPNTVLQYLGEATGGDSKGPGEMDEILDEISTSSDDHEEMVDELSDDAPAVVRLVSRILHDAKRINASDIHIDAEKGGPTRVRMRVDGVCRDITQLPASHHSAVIARIKIMANLNIAEKRVPQDGKLAFRMQGKPVEVRVATIPTVAGEGVVMRILAAGGAMPMDKMNLSPRNTEMLKTMIVKPHGILLVVGPTGSGKTTTLHAILGHLNTPEKKIWTAEDPVEITQPGLQQVQVSPKIGFTFASALRAFLRADPDIILIGEMRDKETAHAGIEASLTGHLVLSTLHTNSAPETITRLLDLGLDPVNFSDACVGILAQRLIRTLCKNCKEEYPATDAEVGFVKRQYGEDKLEEIGYKEPLMLHRGKGCDECGGTGYKGRTGVHELLTMTPELRALVYKEAAVTAMAKQATSDGMRTLVQDGLYKVLKGDTDIAQVQIISGAE from the coding sequence ATGGATGCTTATCAAAAGCTGGAGCCCATTATCCTCAAGTTATTTGGTGCCGAGCGCATGAGTATCTTTCAACGTCGTCGCCAGCATCAAGATTTGGTAGCCCGCTTCAAAACCGGCAACGAAATTCGTGAGATTAAAGTGGCAATCAGTCCGCAATCCATCGCTGGTTATGTGGCCTTAAGTCAGCTTCCTCTGATTATCAATGATCCATACAACGCTGAGGAATTAAGAGAGATTCATCCTCGTCTGAAATTCGCTGACAAATTTGATAAGTCCAGCTCCTTTAAAACCAAAAGCATTCTTTGTGTTCCCATTATGAACGCAGGCGTTATTTTGGGCGTGATGCAGGTCATCAATAAACAACGCGGTGATTTTAACGACGCAGACCTGCGCCTTGGTAAAGGCCTGGCCGACATGTTAGGTAACAAGTTCCGATTTGAGCTTGATGGCACTAAACAGCCATTTCAATATCTGGTGCATCGTAATTTGATTCAAGAGTCAGTACTGGACCAGCTAATTGAAAGCTGTAAAGATCAAAAACACCTTATTCAACGACTCACTTCTGAACATCGCATCCCGGAGAATGAAATTGGCCAGGCATTGTCAATCCATTACCAGGTACCTTGGCTTGATTACCTGCCCGACAAATACCATTTGTTTCAAAACGAAAGTCGGCTCAACGTTTCTTATCTTAAGCGCAACCTGGTAGCAGTTATTGCCGACGCCCGCGAAAACCCCATAGTTGTAATGGCCGAGCCCAACAATGCCGCTTTGCTGATGGAAGTCGAATCCGCGTTGGGTATTGAGCAATACGAAATCTCAGTGGGTTTGCCCAACACTGTCTTACAATACTTAGGAGAAGCCACGGGCGGAGACAGCAAAGGTCCGGGCGAAATGGATGAAATCCTGGATGAGATCAGCACCAGCTCTGATGACCATGAAGAAATGGTGGATGAGCTGTCTGACGATGCACCAGCCGTGGTGCGTTTAGTGAGCCGTATTCTGCATGATGCCAAGCGCATTAACGCATCTGACATTCACATCGATGCTGAAAAAGGCGGCCCGACTCGCGTTCGCATGCGGGTGGATGGGGTCTGTCGAGATATCACCCAACTGCCAGCATCACACCATAGTGCTGTGATTGCCCGTATTAAAATTATGGCGAATCTTAATATCGCAGAAAAGCGGGTGCCACAAGACGGTAAGTTGGCTTTTCGAATGCAAGGCAAACCAGTAGAAGTTCGGGTGGCAACAATACCAACGGTGGCAGGCGAAGGCGTAGTTATGCGTATTCTGGCGGCAGGTGGTGCCATGCCAATGGACAAAATGAACCTGAGCCCGCGCAACACCGAAATGCTCAAAACCATGATTGTGAAACCCCATGGTATTTTGTTAGTGGTTGGGCCAACAGGCTCAGGTAAAACAACGACTTTGCATGCAATCCTTGGCCACTTGAACACCCCCGAAAAAAAGATTTGGACTGCGGAAGACCCGGTGGAAATTACTCAGCCCGGCCTGCAACAGGTGCAAGTCAGCCCAAAAATAGGCTTTACCTTTGCTAGTGCCTTAAGAGCTTTTTTGCGGGCCGATCCCGATATCATCCTTATCGGTGAGATGCGGGACAAAGAAACCGCACATGCCGGTATTGAAGCCTCGCTAACAGGTCACTTGGTTTTATCCACACTACACACCAACTCTGCGCCTGAAACCATTACCCGTCTTTTAGATTTAGGGTTAGATCCCGTCAACTTCTCTGATGCCTGTGTAGGTATATTGGCACAGCGTCTCATCCGAACCCTGTGTAAAAACTGCAAAGAGGAATACCCTGCGACTGACGCGGAAGTGGGCTTTGTAAAGCGCCAATACGGTGAAGATAAACTAGAAGAAATCGGTTATAAAGAGCCCTTAATGTTGCACCGAGGTAAAGGTTGTGATGAATGCGGTGGCACCGGATACAAAGGCAGAACCGGCGTGCACGAGCTATTGACCATGACTCCTGAACTCAGAGCGCTCGTATATAAAGAAGCCGCAGTGACCGCAATGGCCAAACAAGCCACCAGCGATGGCATGCGCACCCTGGTGCAAGACGGTCTATACAAAGTACTCAAAGGCGATACCGATATTGCCCAGGTACAAATTATTTCCGGAGCAGAATAA
- a CDS encoding M20/M25/M40 family metallo-hydrolase, giving the protein MSMLKKALLALGLLLVVLVGIVTFRTYTVFTEQQVQVEPITSAFSRDKNAAVQRLSRAIQYQTISSEESSDSNSEFESFIRFLEKSYPSLWQKFPPEFISEYSFLFRIKGTQSSTKPLMFLAHTDVVPVDAETLHKWRQAPFGGDIADGKVWGRGAIDDKGSVMALLEVAEYLVANNKLPERDIYLAFGHDEEIGGKSGAAKIAEKLKSEGLEFEFILDEGGVITQGIMPGIQQPLALIGIAEKGFANFKLTVESTGGHSSQPPTNTAAGIIAQAVVKVENAPFPADLSFMNQTFEKIGNYADISMRLPFSNLWLLQPVIESAMNASPATSASIRTTAAVTQLKGSSKSNILPTEASAVVNFRLFPGTSVQDVKAHLKKIINDERVKIEPFMATEASSVSAADSASFELLEQTIRSIDGNILVAPYLVIAGTDAKHYEGLSENIYRFMMVKFTPESLQRIHGINEHIDIDEYHQIMTFYHALMTQPF; this is encoded by the coding sequence ATGAGCATGTTAAAAAAAGCCCTGCTGGCGTTGGGCTTGCTATTGGTTGTTCTTGTGGGTATTGTCACCTTCAGAACCTATACTGTTTTTACTGAGCAACAAGTTCAGGTTGAACCGATAACCAGTGCATTCAGCCGCGATAAGAATGCCGCAGTGCAAAGGCTTTCCAGAGCCATTCAATATCAAACCATCTCCAGCGAAGAGTCTTCCGATAGCAATAGCGAATTCGAATCATTTATTCGCTTTCTGGAAAAGAGTTACCCTTCCCTTTGGCAGAAGTTTCCTCCCGAATTTATCTCTGAGTACAGTTTCCTGTTCCGCATCAAAGGTACACAGTCAAGCACTAAACCTTTGATGTTCCTGGCCCATACTGATGTAGTTCCCGTTGATGCCGAAACTTTACACAAGTGGCGACAAGCGCCTTTTGGTGGTGACATCGCTGACGGTAAAGTATGGGGACGGGGTGCTATCGATGACAAAGGCAGCGTAATGGCACTGTTGGAAGTGGCTGAATATCTAGTCGCCAATAACAAACTACCTGAACGCGACATCTATCTGGCCTTTGGTCACGATGAAGAAATAGGCGGCAAATCAGGCGCGGCAAAAATTGCTGAAAAACTCAAATCCGAAGGTTTAGAATTCGAATTTATTCTGGATGAAGGCGGCGTAATCACTCAAGGGATTATGCCCGGCATCCAACAACCCTTAGCGTTAATTGGCATAGCAGAGAAAGGCTTTGCCAATTTTAAACTAACCGTGGAAAGTACCGGAGGTCATTCTTCACAACCTCCCACTAACACCGCCGCAGGGATTATCGCTCAAGCCGTTGTTAAAGTGGAAAACGCCCCCTTTCCCGCCGATCTCAGTTTTATGAATCAAACTTTCGAAAAAATCGGCAATTACGCCGATATTTCCATGCGGCTACCCTTTAGTAACCTTTGGCTGCTGCAGCCTGTTATTGAAAGCGCCATGAATGCTTCACCAGCCACCTCAGCCAGCATTCGTACGACAGCGGCAGTCACTCAGCTAAAAGGCAGCTCTAAATCTAATATTCTACCCACAGAAGCCTCTGCCGTGGTGAACTTCAGACTGTTCCCGGGTACGAGCGTTCAGGATGTGAAAGCCCACCTGAAAAAGATAATCAACGATGAACGGGTAAAGATAGAACCTTTTATGGCCACTGAAGCCTCTTCAGTATCTGCTGCAGATAGCGCCAGCTTTGAGCTGCTAGAGCAAACGATTAGAAGCATAGACGGTAACATTCTGGTGGCGCCTTATCTGGTGATTGCGGGCACAGATGCCAAACACTACGAGGGCCTGTCTGAGAATATTTATCGCTTTATGATGGTGAAATTCACTCCTGAATCCTTACAGCGTATTCATGGTATCAATGAGCATATTGACATTGATGAGTACCACCAGATCATGACTTTTTATCATGCCCTGATGACTCAACCGTTTTAG